GTGCACCACGTCCTCGAGGGTCAACAGGCCCACGTCCGGCAGCCCCAGGCTCGCCGCGTACGCTCCCCCGGAGAAGTACAGCGCCTTAAACCCCTGCCGTTCGGCCTCGAGCGCCACGAGCGCGTTGAACACGCCGGGCGCGAGCAACGCCTCTTCCGCCTCCAGGTGCCGCCGGAGCCGAAGGGCGGCGGGTTCATTCGTCTTGGGTTTCACGAGCCAGCTCACCGGGCCTCCTTCGCTTACACCACCATCCGCGCGGACAGCGCCCCGACCTCCCCTAGCGCCTCCAGCTCCCAGACCATTCCCTCCACGGCCTCGGCCTGCGCCGCGCTGAACATCCCCTGCACGTTCGCGCGGTACTTCGCGCGCACCTCCGCGTCGCTCATGGGGTTCGCCGCGTGCCCCCGCGGGTGGCGCACCTCCTGGGTCAGCATCCGGCCGTCCGTGGTGTGCACCGTGATGCGGTGGGGCACCCCCTCCGGGTACCCCCGGCTCAGCTCGGGGGCCTCCTCGAGGGTGACCTTCTCCGCGAGGAAGGCCCTAAGCCTCGGGTCCTGGATCCGCTCCGGGGCGAACGTCGCCCGGCTCACCGCCCCGTCCAGCAAGGCCACCGCGACGATGTAGGGGAGGGAGTGATCCGCGGTCTCCCGCGTCGTGGGGGCCCACTTCTCCGGGTCCTTCGCGATGATCTCGTAGGCCGTGCGGAAGGTCTCGATCCGCACCCTGGCGATCCGCTGGGGGTCCCCGAGGGCCTTGTGGAGTGCGAGGGCCGCCTCCACCGCGCTTTGGGCGTGGTACTCCACCGGCCAGCGCTTGAGGTGCGTCTTCAGGACAGCCGTGGGCGGATGGCCCGCCTCGAGGCCCGCGAACGCCGCCTCGTCAAAACCCGCGCCTCCCAGGAGCTGCTGCACGAACCCCATCTCGCCCTCGAACGCCTGGGGCGGGCCGGTCACCCCGTGCGCGGCGAGCGTGGCCGCGAACACCCCGCCCCGCGCGGCCGCGGCGGCCGCCGCGCCCTTCCACATGGAGAGCTCCCCCGCGCGCGTCGCGCGCATCGCGGCGTGCGGCACGACCGCGAGGGCCAGGGCGTGCTCGAGGGCCGCTGCCTCGAGGCCCAGCAGCCGGGAAGCCCCGAGCGCGGTGCCGATGGTGATGTAGTTCACGTGGTCCCAGCCGTGCGCCCGGAGGCTCGCCGCGTCGCAGAGCCGCACCGCGACCTCGTACGCGAGGGCCGCGGCGACGAGGAACGCCCGGCCATTCGCGCGCCGCCACTCGGCCACAGCGAAGAGCGCGGGGAGCATGTCGCTCGGGTGCAGCGGTTCCCTGGAGAGGTAGGTGTCGTTGTAGTCCAGGTACCGCACCAGCACGCCGTTCGCGAAGGCCGCGACCTCGGGCGCGGCGCGCGCGGGCGTGCCCCAGAGCCGGGCCCCTTCGGGGTGCGGCCGGGCGTACGCCCAGGCCCGCGCGGCCTTGGGCAGCGCCTCCGTGAAGGCGGCGATGCCCACGCCGATCGAGTCCAGCACGCGCCGCTTGACCTCGTGCACCGTGGCGTCTGGAAGGTCCTCGTACCGCAGCTGCGCCGCGTACGCCGCGAAGCGCTTCAGGTACCGGTCCCCCATCACGCCTCCCCCTCCTCTCCCTGCGGTACCCGGACCCGGAAGAGGCGGCCCAACAGCCACGGGGCGATCAGGCTGAAGGCCGCAAGCGCCCACAGGGCGATGGCGATTGGGCTTCCGAACAGGATTCCAAGGTCCCCGTTGCTCAGCGCGAGCGCCCGGCGGAAGTTCACCTCCATGAGCGAGCCCAGGACCAGCCCCAGGATCACCGGGGCCAGGGGGAAGTCCATCCGACGCATCAGGTACCCGAGGAGGCCGAACGCGCTCATGAGGAGCAGGTCGAAGGGGCTGTTGTTCACCGCGTACACCCCGATGAAGCTGATCGCCACCACCGCGGGCACCAAAAACCAGCGGGGCACGGTCAGGATCCGCACGAAAAGCCCCACGAGCGGCAGGTTCAGCACAAGGAGCATCAGGTTCCCGATGTACATCGAGGCGATCAGCCCCCAGACCACCTGGGGGTGCTGCTGGAACAGCAAGGGGCCCGGCACGATGTTCATGCCCATGAGCGCCCCGAGCAGCACCGCGGTCGTCCCGCTCCCGGGCACCCCCAGCGTCAACAAGGGGATCAACGCCCCGCCCGAGGCCGCGTTGTTCGCGGACTCCGGCGCGGCCACCCCCCGGATATCCCCCTTGCCGAAGGTCCCCTCCCGGTCGGAGTAGCGTTTTTCGAGGGTGTAGGAGATGAAGCTCGCGATCGAGGCCCCCGCCCCCGGAAGCACCCCGATGAAAAACCCCAGGACGCTCCCCCGCAGGATCGCGCCCAGCGAGAAGACCAGCTCCTTAAGCGAGATGTAGGTCCGCTCGACCCGCGCGCGCACCGGCCGGATCAACCGGCTCTCCTCGAGCAAGAACAGCACCTCGCTGATCGCGAACAACCCGATCGCCACCACCAAAAAATCCATCCCGTCGTACAGCTTGAGCTGCCCGAAGGTGTACCGGGGCACGGCGCTGCCCGGATCGAGCCCCACCGTGGCCAGCATCAGGCCGAGCAGCGTCGCGATCAGGGCCTTGGCCAGGTTCCTTCCGGCGAGGCTCGAGATCGTGGTCATCGCGAAGACCATGAGCGCGAAGTACTCCGCCGGCCCGAACCGGATCGCGAGCCGCGCGAGCCACGGCGCGAAGAACATCAACCCGATCACCGACAGGGTCCCCGCGACGAACGAGCCGATCGCCGCGACCGCGAGGGCCGGACCGGCCCGGCCCTGGCGGGCCATCTGGTACCCGTCCAGCGTGGTGACGACCGAGGCGGTCTCGCCGGGGACGTTGAGCAGGATGCTCGTGGTGGACCCCCCGTACATGGCCCCGTAGTAGATGCCCGCGAGGAGGATCAGCGCGGACTCCGGCGGGAGCCGCAACGCGAAGGTGAGCGGCACCAACAGCGCCACCCCGCTGATCGGCCCGATCCCCGGCAGGACCCCGATCAGGGTCCCCACGAGCGCGCCCATAAAGGCCAAGAGTAGGTTCAGGGGCTGGAGGGCCACCTCGAACCCCAGGGCGAGGAAGGATAGGACCTCCATCTACCCTCCGAAGACCCGCCCGACGGGCAGGGGGATCCCCAAGGCCCACACGAACAGCGCGTACAACCCCAAGGAGAGCGCGAGCGCGGCGGGAAAACTCGCCCGGGCCCGCCCCCCGAAGAGCAGGCCTAAAAACCCCACCTCGAGCGTGGTCGCGAGGATGAACCCCAGAGGCACGAGGAGGTACGCGTACCCCACCAGGCTCCCCAGGGCGAGCCCGGCGTTCAGCCAGACCGCCGCCTCGGGCCACGCCGGCTCGGGGTCCGGCCGCGCGAGGAGGTAGGTGCTCGTGAGGGCGAGGAGCCCCGCGAGGAGGAGCGGGAAGGCCTTGGGGCCTACCGGGTCCGTCACGAAACCGACCTTGAGGCGAACCGCCTCAAGGCCGTACCACAAGGCCAAACCCCAAAGGAGTGCGCCGACGATCCGGTCGGTCATTGGATCAGGCCGAGCTCCTCGGAGATCTCACGGATGGACTGGACCTGCTCCTTGACGAAGGCTTCGAACTCCGCCCCGACCATGAAGAAGGGGGCCAGCCCGTTCTGCTCGCGCACCTCGGCCCACGCCTCCGACTGGCCGAGCTGGGTCAGGGCCTCCACCCAGAAGGCGTAAGCCTCCTCGGAGATTCCGGGCGGCGCGTAGAACCCGCGCCAGTTCGCGCCGATCACGTCCACGCCCAGCTCGCGCGCCGTGGGCACCTCCCCCAGCGCCGGGATCCGCTCGGGCGAGAGGACCGCCAGCACGCGGATGTTTCCGGCTTCCGCCTGGGCGACCACCTCGGAGACGTCCCCGGTAAAGGCCTGCACCCGGCCGCCCAGCAGCTCGATCATCGCCGAGCCGCCACTGCTAAAGGACACGTACCGGATCGACGCGAGGTCCGGAATGCCCGCGGCCCGCGCGAGCAACAGGACCTTCAAGTGGTCCCAACCCCCGGCCGCACTGCCACCCCCGAAGACGATCCCGTTAGGATCCGCCTTAAGGCGCTCGAGCAGCTCCGCGAGGGAGGTGATGGGGGAGTCCTGCGCCACGGCGATCACGCCGAAATCCGCGCCGAGCGCGCCGAGCCAGCGCACGTCGTCCGCGGTAAACTCCGCGTACAACCCCTGCGCGAGGCGCGTGGTGGTCGCGGTGCTCGCGGCCACCAAAAGGTTCTCGTCCCCCCGGCGTTGGGTGACCGCGTGGGCGAACCCCACCCCGCCCCCGCCGCCGGGCATGTTGGTCACCTTGATGGGGCCGGGCACGATCCCCAGCTCAGGGAGCAGCCGAGCCGCGATCACGCGGCAGGTGAAGTCCCAGCCCCCGCCGGGATCCGCCGGGGCGATGCACTCCACGTTTTTCGGCGTGAAGGCCAGCGCGCTGCCTGTAAGCGCGAGGGCCACCAGGGTACCCAGTACCGTGAACCGGTTCATACGCCTCCCTTCTCCACCCCCAAGCCGGGGGAGGCCCGCACGTCAGCGCAACCCAAAAACAGGTTTGCTCGCGATGATGCAATCTATTCTACACCACGCGTCCTCTCCCGCACAACGCGGTAAAGCAACGCCCGCCGGGCCGTGTTGACAGGCCCCTCCCGCCGGGCGTAGGATTGCGCTACCCACGCGCGACACAGCCGAACCGCCGGCGCTCCTCCCAGCGGCCAGCGCGCGAGAGGGGAGGCGAAGATGGTACGCATCGGGATCATAGGCGCGGGCTCATGGGCCAAAAAAGTGCACGCCCCGGCCTTCCACGCCGCGGGAGCAAAGATCATCGGGGTGTACTCCCGCACCCCCGCGCGCGCGAACGCCCTCGCGCAAGCGTACGGCGCCCGCGCGTACAGCGCGTACGAAGCCCTCCTCGAGGATGTGGACGCGGTCACGATCGCCACCCCGGACGACACCCACGCCCCCTACGCGACCCAAGCCGCGGCGCGCGGGGTGCACGTTTTCGTGGAAAAACCCCTGGGGCGCAACGCCGCCGAGGCCCAGGCCCTCCTCGAGGCCGTCCGGAAGGCCGGCGTGATCGGCATGACCGCCCTCACCGCGCGCGGCGACCCCGCGGCCGCGCACGCCCACGCCCTCCTCGCCTCCGGCGCGCTGGGCACGCTCTACTACCTCCGCGGCGTCTTCCACGGCGCGTACCTTGGGGACCCCACGACCCCCACCCCCTGGCGGGCCCAGGCCCAAATCGCCGGTCCCGGCGGCGTGGTGGGGGACCTCGGCCCGCACCTCTTCGACCTCGCCCGGCACCTCACGGGCCTCGAGTTCCGCGAGGTGCTCGCCCGCACCCAAGTCTGCCTCGAGCGCACGCCCCCCGCCACGAACCCCGACGCCGCGGCCATCCTGGCCCGCATGGACGGCCTGGACGCCCTCCTCTCCCTAAGCCGCGTGCACGTGGGGGAACCCCAGCGCCTCGAGCTCGAGCTCCAGGGAAGCGCGGGCGCCCTCAAGCTCCGCCTTGGTCCCGAGGGCGGTGCCCTCTGGCGCGCCGAACGGCCCGGCACCTACGCGCGGCTCGAGCCGCCCATCCCGCCCACCCAAGGGTGGGGCCGCCCCCAGTTCCTCACGCTCGCGCGGCGGTTCCTGGAGGGGATCCGGCAAGGCACGCCCCCCCAGCCGAGCCTCGAGGACGGCCTCGCGGCGCAACGGGTGGTGGACGCCGTAGTGCGCAGCGCGGAACGGCACGCCTGGCGCGCGGTCTAGTCCACCGGCGCTGCCTCCGCGCGCACGCCGTACGCCTCGAGCGCCT
This region of Marinithermus hydrothermalis DSM 14884 genomic DNA includes:
- a CDS encoding tripartite tricarboxylate transporter permease; translated protein: MEVLSFLALGFEVALQPLNLLLAFMGALVGTLIGVLPGIGPISGVALLVPLTFALRLPPESALILLAGIYYGAMYGGSTTSILLNVPGETASVVTTLDGYQMARQGRAGPALAVAAIGSFVAGTLSVIGLMFFAPWLARLAIRFGPAEYFALMVFAMTTISSLAGRNLAKALIATLLGLMLATVGLDPGSAVPRYTFGQLKLYDGMDFLVVAIGLFAISEVLFLLEESRLIRPVRARVERTYISLKELVFSLGAILRGSVLGFFIGVLPGAGASIASFISYTLEKRYSDREGTFGKGDIRGVAAPESANNAASGGALIPLLTLGVPGSGTTAVLLGALMGMNIVPGPLLFQQHPQVVWGLIASMYIGNLMLLVLNLPLVGLFVRILTVPRWFLVPAVVAISFIGVYAVNNSPFDLLLMSAFGLLGYLMRRMDFPLAPVILGLVLGSLMEVNFRRALALSNGDLGILFGSPIAIALWALAAFSLIAPWLLGRLFRVRVPQGEEGEA
- a CDS encoding MmgE/PrpD family protein; its protein translation is MGDRYLKRFAAYAAQLRYEDLPDATVHEVKRRVLDSIGVGIAAFTEALPKAARAWAYARPHPEGARLWGTPARAAPEVAAFANGVLVRYLDYNDTYLSREPLHPSDMLPALFAVAEWRRANGRAFLVAAALAYEVAVRLCDAASLRAHGWDHVNYITIGTALGASRLLGLEAAALEHALALAVVPHAAMRATRAGELSMWKGAAAAAAARGGVFAATLAAHGVTGPPQAFEGEMGFVQQLLGGAGFDEAAFAGLEAGHPPTAVLKTHLKRWPVEYHAQSAVEAALALHKALGDPQRIARVRIETFRTAYEIIAKDPEKWAPTTRETADHSLPYIVAVALLDGAVSRATFAPERIQDPRLRAFLAEKVTLEEAPELSRGYPEGVPHRITVHTTDGRMLTQEVRHPRGHAANPMSDAEVRAKYRANVQGMFSAAQAEAVEGMVWELEALGEVGALSARMVV
- a CDS encoding Bug family tripartite tricarboxylate transporter substrate binding protein, coding for MNRFTVLGTLVALALTGSALAFTPKNVECIAPADPGGGWDFTCRVIAARLLPELGIVPGPIKVTNMPGGGGGVGFAHAVTQRRGDENLLVAASTATTTRLAQGLYAEFTADDVRWLGALGADFGVIAVAQDSPITSLAELLERLKADPNGIVFGGGSAAGGWDHLKVLLLARAAGIPDLASIRYVSFSSGGSAMIELLGGRVQAFTGDVSEVVAQAEAGNIRVLAVLSPERIPALGEVPTARELGVDVIGANWRGFYAPPGISEEAYAFWVEALTQLGQSEAWAEVREQNGLAPFFMVGAEFEAFVKEQVQSIREISEELGLIQ
- a CDS encoding tripartite tricarboxylate transporter TctB family protein gives rise to the protein MTDRIVGALLWGLALWYGLEAVRLKVGFVTDPVGPKAFPLLLAGLLALTSTYLLARPDPEPAWPEAAVWLNAGLALGSLVGYAYLLVPLGFILATTLEVGFLGLLFGGRARASFPAALALSLGLYALFVWALGIPLPVGRVFGG